One part of the Candidatus Zixiibacteriota bacterium genome encodes these proteins:
- a CDS encoding asparagine synthase-related protein → MPGFGLVFDTKSRGATTPDRFRSGLDAMRHDDRYRSCVLSVDHPTLIGWTVYDGYPIRAWESRQFRVVVEGMIYDRTWDQFLAQVEAVENERDPWERAGRIISDCAAAADGDFAIILSTKVPPHGIIVALDPLGRLPVYWSQEEGRLIVGREVKFLVALRSTVQPDRTGIAQMLAMGFPWEDRTLVSGVRRLPPGAVLSWREDETDPRIMSAEPSFVTGPVERRMADCAGELVEQFLTATRRRVDTCSNRPLVLSLSGGMDSRGVAAAFYRLDVDAVARTFSFPGYQSPREAESAREIAGLSRLDWRSVPVSAPSPESYDRLVHLKDGLNSAAMAYADQYLTVLVGEAGPNAVLFSGGGGDLALVPRHPERRLRSTDELADLLLFRNLVFHPRLLIDAMGIGRRELQTELAGWLDSYPESDMADKYLHFCFAGYEYKSYFEGEDRNRSYLWTAAPFYSPRFFERAMRVPFEWKRRRRLAGEFLRQFNPEVGRVRNANTGLVPGSVRDSARQWGRQFALSRGSWEKAARKWRRRHTAGWPFPPVPRTQLVERITASPSVGEVFRRDRLLDWVENPAHAAQVWPLYTIVRYLRSLD, encoded by the coding sequence ATGCCCGGTTTCGGACTGGTCTTTGATACCAAGTCGCGTGGCGCGACCACTCCCGATCGTTTTCGTTCGGGCTTGGATGCAATGCGGCACGATGACCGCTACCGATCCTGTGTGCTGTCGGTGGATCATCCGACGCTGATCGGCTGGACCGTGTATGACGGCTACCCGATTCGGGCTTGGGAGTCGCGGCAATTCCGCGTTGTCGTGGAAGGGATGATCTATGACCGTACATGGGACCAGTTCTTGGCTCAAGTGGAAGCCGTCGAGAACGAACGCGATCCGTGGGAACGGGCTGGTCGGATCATCTCGGACTGCGCCGCAGCAGCCGATGGTGACTTCGCCATCATCCTCTCGACCAAAGTCCCACCTCATGGCATCATTGTGGCGCTCGATCCGCTCGGACGGCTGCCGGTCTACTGGTCACAGGAAGAGGGGCGGCTGATCGTCGGCCGCGAGGTCAAATTCCTCGTTGCTCTTCGTTCCACCGTACAACCCGACCGGACCGGCATCGCCCAGATGCTGGCGATGGGGTTTCCGTGGGAAGACCGCACCCTGGTCTCGGGAGTGCGACGTCTTCCTCCCGGCGCCGTCTTGTCATGGCGCGAGGATGAGACCGACCCGAGGATCATGTCCGCTGAACCGTCCTTCGTGACCGGCCCGGTCGAGCGGAGGATGGCGGACTGTGCCGGGGAACTGGTCGAGCAGTTCCTGACCGCCACACGCCGACGCGTCGATACCTGCTCTAACCGACCGTTGGTTCTGTCACTCTCCGGCGGTATGGACTCGCGAGGCGTGGCGGCCGCGTTCTATCGACTGGATGTCGATGCCGTCGCTCGGACCTTCTCTTTCCCCGGCTATCAGTCGCCACGCGAAGCGGAAAGCGCCCGGGAGATTGCCGGACTCAGCCGGTTGGACTGGCGATCCGTACCTGTATCGGCGCCTTCACCTGAGTCCTACGACCGTCTGGTCCATCTGAAAGATGGACTGAACTCCGCCGCCATGGCCTATGCCGACCAATACCTCACCGTGCTCGTCGGAGAGGCCGGCCCCAATGCTGTCCTGTTCTCTGGTGGAGGCGGCGATCTGGCCCTCGTGCCGCGTCACCCCGAGCGTCGTCTACGCTCGACTGACGAACTGGCCGACCTGCTGTTGTTCCGCAATCTGGTCTTCCATCCGAGACTGCTGATCGATGCCATGGGTATCGGCCGCCGCGAACTGCAGACGGAGCTGGCGGGATGGCTTGACTCATACCCCGAATCCGACATGGCCGACAAGTACCTCCATTTCTGCTTCGCCGGGTATGAGTACAAGTCGTACTTCGAGGGCGAGGATCGCAATCGCTCCTATCTCTGGACCGCGGCGCCGTTCTATTCCCCACGCTTCTTCGAGCGCGCCATGCGGGTACCGTTCGAATGGAAGCGCCGCCGCCGTCTGGCCGGGGAATTTCTCCGTCAGTTCAACCCCGAAGTCGGCCGGGTTCGCAATGCCAACACCGGCCTGGTCCCCGGCAGCGTACGCGATTCGGCGCGGCAATGGGGCCGCCAGTTCGCTCTGTCGCGAGGATCATGGGAGAAAGCGGCGCGGAAATGGCGGCGGCGGCACACGGCCGGGTGGCCCTTTCCACCTGTTCCCAGGACGCAGTTGGTTGAGAGAATAACGGCTTCTCCTTCCGTCGGTGAGGTCTTCCGTCGCGACCGGCTCCTGGATTGGGTGGAGAATCCGGCGCATGCCGCACAAGTCTGGCCGCTGTACACGATCGTGCGGTATCTCCGATCGCTCGATTGA
- a CDS encoding citryl-CoA lyase, protein MSELNWSSAISEIAPNVIRLRGYPVEELMGRVGFAEAIHLALIGELPDSGTATLLDAIFVSSLDHGTTPPSVHSALTVASAGAPLGSAAAAGILAISRWHGGDIEDCMRTIQEALGIAKKNGISFSEAAMRVVDEYKARNRRISGFGHRLHSRDPRTTRLLQMADQLGKSQDGVDMACWLEDAIAQSTGKPIPLNVDGAIAAILVDLRIPVELANGFFMIARLPGLLAHAHEETTRQNPMRVIHPLDVTYDGPPLRHLA, encoded by the coding sequence ATGAGTGAATTGAACTGGTCATCGGCAATCAGTGAAATCGCTCCCAATGTCATTCGTCTGCGCGGATATCCGGTCGAAGAGCTCATGGGGAGAGTCGGCTTCGCCGAGGCGATCCATCTGGCCCTGATCGGCGAGCTTCCCGATTCGGGCACCGCCACACTCCTCGATGCGATCTTTGTCTCCTCGCTCGATCACGGCACGACGCCGCCGTCCGTTCACTCCGCTCTCACCGTGGCCTCGGCCGGCGCACCACTGGGTTCGGCTGCCGCGGCCGGCATACTGGCGATCTCGCGCTGGCACGGCGGGGACATCGAGGATTGCATGAGGACGATCCAGGAAGCGTTGGGGATCGCCAAGAAGAACGGCATCTCGTTTTCCGAGGCGGCGATGAGAGTCGTCGATGAGTACAAGGCCCGCAACCGTCGCATATCCGGTTTCGGGCACCGTCTCCATTCGCGGGATCCGCGCACGACGCGTCTGTTGCAGATGGCCGACCAACTGGGGAAGTCACAGGACGGTGTGGACATGGCGTGCTGGCTGGAGGATGCCATTGCCCAATCGACGGGCAAGCCGATTCCCTTGAACGTGGATGGCGCCATTGCTGCGATCCTCGTGGATCTCAGGATTCCCGTGGAGCTCGCCAACGGCTTCTTCATGATCGCTCGTCTGCCGGGTCTTCTGGCCCATGCGCACGAGGAAACGACACGCCAGAATCCGATGCGGGTCATTCACCCACTGGACGTCACCTATGACGGACCGCCGTTGCGGCATTTGGCGTAG
- the lysF gene encoding homoaconitase — protein MTDRRCGIWRSRGQIDWGTVGQTLIEKIATAHAVGLASSETVHAGDIVTIRPRHVMTHDNTSAVMSKFRAIGATRIADPRQPVFAIDHDIQNTAPENLAKYAKIEAFACAHEIDFYPAGTGISHQVMVEEGYVTPGSMIVASDSHSNLYGAVAALGTPVVRTDAASIWATGTTWWQVPPMARVTLTSALHPGVVGKDVIIALCGLFNHDEVLNMAIEFTGDGIGSLSMDQRLTIANMTTEWGALAGVFPLDETLRDFLYGRADYLAAKGQSRLTRAEVDRLFANRHHADADAHYDVDLTLDLGTIIPHVSGPNHVKTMVPLPEIETRRVKIDKAYLLSCVNARLEDLTEAARVLQGKTVAAGVEFYVAAASANVQRAAEQNGAWQTLIAAGATILPPGCGPCIGLGTGTLEAGEVGISATNRNFQGRMGHRDAIVYLASPAVVAASAAAGYIAAPTRYDDVVAQSTKQVHGRPQRTPAAVEIIPGFPAQVTGRLLWLPVDNLNTDGIYSGKLTYRDDVTNEEMAAACFENYDPDFRTIGRAGDVVVSGRNFGTGSSREQAATCLIHRGIPCVIAHSFSETYKRNAFNNGFVVFECPELVAYLRERYGAATEKTVVGPPIVVDYRKSELSFDGRVFAFPPLSKTAQELVVAGGAENLVTARLPL, from the coding sequence ATGACGGACCGCCGTTGCGGCATTTGGCGTAGCCGCGGTCAAATCGACTGGGGAACCGTGGGCCAGACACTCATAGAAAAGATCGCCACCGCGCATGCGGTCGGACTGGCATCGAGCGAGACGGTCCACGCCGGTGACATCGTCACGATCCGGCCCAGGCATGTGATGACGCATGACAACACCTCGGCCGTGATGAGCAAGTTCCGAGCCATCGGCGCCACGCGGATCGCCGATCCACGCCAGCCGGTCTTTGCCATCGACCACGATATCCAGAACACGGCCCCGGAGAACCTGGCGAAGTATGCGAAGATCGAGGCATTCGCCTGCGCGCATGAGATCGATTTCTATCCCGCCGGGACCGGCATCAGCCACCAGGTCATGGTCGAGGAGGGGTATGTGACGCCGGGGTCGATGATCGTGGCGTCGGATTCGCATTCCAATCTCTATGGTGCCGTCGCCGCGCTAGGTACGCCGGTCGTGCGCACCGACGCGGCCTCGATCTGGGCGACCGGGACAACCTGGTGGCAGGTTCCCCCGATGGCACGGGTGACGTTGACCAGTGCACTGCATCCGGGAGTGGTCGGCAAGGACGTGATCATCGCCTTGTGCGGACTGTTCAATCACGATGAAGTCCTCAACATGGCGATAGAATTCACCGGCGACGGCATCGGCTCGCTGTCGATGGACCAGCGGCTGACCATCGCCAACATGACGACCGAGTGGGGGGCGTTGGCGGGAGTCTTCCCCCTCGATGAAACGCTCAGGGACTTCCTCTATGGCCGCGCCGACTACCTGGCGGCCAAAGGCCAATCGCGGCTCACCCGCGCCGAAGTCGATAGGTTGTTTGCGAACCGACACCACGCCGATGCCGATGCGCACTACGACGTGGACCTCACGTTGGATCTGGGCACGATTATTCCCCATGTCTCCGGACCGAACCATGTGAAGACGATGGTCCCGCTCCCGGAGATCGAGACGCGCCGGGTGAAGATCGACAAGGCGTACCTGCTCAGTTGCGTGAATGCGCGTTTGGAGGATCTGACTGAGGCGGCACGCGTGCTCCAAGGGAAGACAGTGGCCGCGGGTGTCGAGTTCTATGTTGCTGCCGCCTCGGCCAATGTTCAGCGCGCCGCCGAACAGAACGGCGCCTGGCAGACATTGATCGCTGCCGGCGCGACCATCCTGCCTCCTGGGTGCGGTCCGTGCATCGGGCTGGGCACAGGGACACTGGAGGCGGGCGAAGTCGGCATCAGCGCCACCAACCGCAACTTCCAGGGTCGAATGGGACACCGTGACGCTATCGTCTATCTCGCCAGTCCGGCAGTCGTGGCGGCGTCGGCGGCCGCCGGGTACATTGCCGCGCCGACGCGATACGATGATGTAGTGGCGCAGTCAACGAAGCAGGTCCATGGTCGACCACAACGGACACCGGCGGCGGTGGAGATCATCCCCGGCTTCCCGGCGCAGGTCACCGGACGTCTCCTCTGGCTCCCGGTCGACAATCTGAACACCGACGGCATCTACTCCGGCAAGCTCACATACCGTGATGACGTGACCAACGAGGAAATGGCGGCCGCCTGTTTTGAAAACTACGACCCGGACTTCCGGACAATCGGCCGCGCAGGAGATGTGGTCGTGTCGGGACGGAACTTCGGGACCGGTTCCTCGCGCGAACAGGCCGCGACCTGTCTGATCCATCGCGGCATCCCGTGCGTGATCGCGCACTCGTTCAGCGAGACCTACAAACGCAACGCCTTCAACAACGGCTTTGTCGTCTTTGAGTGTCCCGAGCTGGTGGCCTACCTGCGCGAGAGGTATGGCGCCGCCACCGAGAAGACCGTCGTCGGTCCGCCGATCGTCGTCGACTACCGGAAGTCAGAGTTGTCGTTTGACGGGCGCGTGTTCGCCTTCCCGCCCTTGAGCAAGACGGCACAGGAACTGGTGGTGGCGGGTGGCGCGGAGAATCTGGTGACGGCGCGGCTGCCCCTGTAG
- the rpmE gene encoding 50S ribosomal protein L31, with product MKEGIHPKYFNTVIRCACGNEIHTRSTVKDFHVEICSACHPFFTGKQKLVDTAGRVEKFLRKYGMATPEKAAAAPDADRAEAGS from the coding sequence ATGAAAGAAGGCATTCACCCCAAGTATTTCAACACCGTGATCCGGTGCGCCTGTGGGAATGAAATCCACACGCGCTCCACGGTGAAGGATTTCCACGTGGAAATCTGCTCGGCCTGCCACCCGTTCTTCACCGGGAAGCAGAAGTTGGTCGATACCGCCGGACGGGTGGAGAAGTTTCTCCGCAAGTACGGCATGGCGACACCGGAGAAGGCCGCTGCCGCCCCCGATGCCGACAGGGCCGAGGCCGGCTCATAG
- the prfA gene encoding peptide chain release factor 1, which produces MLDILDGIARRSVDLEAQLSDPATAKNAEKMRTLGREHRRLAEIVQAGDAYRKLLDEIASNRQLLEEEGEPELVELAGEEQVRLDGEKQALEERLRDLMTPPDPADSKPAIVEIRAGTGGEEAALFAADLMRMYLRFVERRGWKVEMLGSNPTGVGGFKEVTFAVEGEGAYGTLKYESGVHRVQRVPVTEASGRIHTSAATVAVLPEVEEVEIDIRPEDLRVDVFRSSGPGGQSVNTTDSAVRITHIPTGTVVQCQDEKSQLKNKNKALKVLRARLYDAAQSERDAKLAAERKQMVSTGDRSAKIRTYNFPQNRVTDHRIGLTSQSLDAVIDGALDEIVDALRADERRRRLASTA; this is translated from the coding sequence ATGCTCGACATCCTCGACGGCATCGCCAGGCGTTCCGTCGATCTTGAGGCCCAACTGTCCGACCCGGCGACCGCGAAGAATGCCGAGAAGATGCGCACCCTCGGACGGGAGCACAGGCGGCTGGCGGAGATCGTTCAGGCAGGCGACGCCTACCGGAAGCTCTTGGACGAGATCGCGTCCAACCGGCAGCTACTTGAGGAAGAAGGCGAGCCGGAGCTGGTCGAGTTGGCCGGCGAGGAGCAGGTGCGATTGGACGGGGAGAAACAGGCGCTCGAAGAGCGTCTACGCGACCTGATGACCCCACCCGATCCGGCGGATAGCAAGCCGGCGATCGTCGAGATCCGCGCCGGAACCGGGGGGGAAGAGGCGGCGCTCTTTGCCGCCGATCTGATGCGCATGTATCTGCGCTTTGTCGAGCGGCGCGGCTGGAAAGTCGAGATGCTCGGCTCCAATCCGACCGGCGTCGGCGGCTTTAAGGAGGTCACCTTCGCCGTGGAGGGAGAGGGGGCCTATGGCACGCTCAAGTATGAATCGGGCGTGCACCGGGTGCAGCGAGTCCCGGTGACCGAAGCCTCCGGGCGTATCCACACGTCTGCGGCCACCGTGGCCGTTCTCCCCGAAGTGGAAGAAGTCGAAATCGATATCCGTCCCGAGGACCTGCGTGTCGATGTCTTCCGCTCGTCCGGTCCGGGCGGGCAGTCGGTCAATACCACCGACTCGGCAGTGCGCATCACCCATATCCCGACCGGCACCGTTGTGCAGTGTCAGGATGAGAAATCCCAATTGAAAAACAAGAACAAGGCGCTCAAAGTCCTTCGGGCCCGGCTCTATGATGCCGCGCAATCGGAGCGCGATGCCAAACTCGCCGCGGAGCGCAAGCAGATGGTCTCGACCGGCGATCGTTCGGCCAAGATTCGCACCTACAACTTCCCCCAGAACCGCGTCACCGATCACCGCATCGGCCTGACGTCGCAGAGTCTCGATGCCGTCATCGACGGTGCTCTCGATGAGATCGTCGATGCCCTGCGGGCCGATGAGCGGCGACGCCGGCTGGCCTCGACGGCGTAG